The Amycolatopsis sp. 195334CR genome window below encodes:
- a CDS encoding histidine phosphatase family protein yields the protein MKLYLIRHAQSESNVLKTLNTALPGPPLTELGREQAAALARRLAGEPVRAVYASMATRAQQTATPVAEVFGMRVQPVEGVHEINVGDLEDRADEDALKAFAKVMHAWTGGDLDVPLPGGETGTQVRDRYRKAVADLRAKHEAADADGVVVLVGHGGSIRLAAEWLCDNVLPELADSSLIPNTGIVQLESVEGGWHCLRWVDDPV from the coding sequence GTGAAGCTGTACCTGATCCGGCATGCGCAGAGCGAGTCGAACGTGCTCAAGACGCTGAACACCGCGCTGCCGGGCCCGCCGCTGACCGAGCTGGGCCGGGAGCAGGCCGCCGCACTGGCGCGGCGACTGGCCGGCGAGCCGGTGCGCGCGGTGTACGCCTCGATGGCGACCAGGGCGCAGCAGACCGCCACGCCGGTGGCCGAGGTGTTCGGCATGCGGGTGCAGCCGGTCGAAGGGGTGCACGAGATCAACGTCGGCGACCTGGAGGACCGCGCCGACGAGGACGCGCTGAAGGCGTTCGCCAAGGTCATGCACGCGTGGACCGGTGGCGACCTGGACGTGCCGCTGCCCGGCGGGGAGACCGGCACGCAGGTGCGCGACCGGTACCGGAAGGCGGTCGCCGACCTGCGCGCCAAGCACGAGGCCGCGGACGCCGACGGGGTGGTGGTGCTGGTCGGGCACGGCGGTTCGATCCGGCTGGCCGCCGAATGGCTGTGCGACAACGTGCTGCCCGAGCTGGCCGACTCCAGCCTGATCCCGAACACCGGCATCGTGCAGCTGGAGTCGGTCGAGGGCGGCTGGCACTGCCTGCGCTGGGTGGACGACCCCGTCTGA
- the tenA gene encoding thiaminase II: MPGFCDEAWRHTAKLQQSVLTHPFNEELAAGTLSPERFQFYLAQDARYLIGFGRALAVAATRAPDPEDLSFFAGAAREAVVVERALHEGYFEKFGLTEAELDAIETSPTCLAYTSYLLAVAQAGSYPELIAALLPCFWIYQHVGEHILANQADGAENPYQAWIDTYADEEFAVAVTSCREAVDRAAESADAVTRSRMLSAFTRACEYEWLFWDSAHRMEAWPTAHLRG; this comes from the coding sequence ATGCCCGGATTCTGTGACGAAGCGTGGCGGCACACGGCGAAGCTACAACAGTCCGTGTTGACCCACCCGTTCAACGAAGAGCTGGCAGCGGGCACCTTGTCGCCCGAACGGTTCCAGTTCTACCTCGCCCAGGACGCCCGTTACCTGATCGGGTTCGGCCGCGCGCTGGCCGTGGCCGCGACCCGCGCGCCCGACCCCGAGGACCTCAGCTTCTTCGCCGGCGCGGCCCGTGAAGCCGTGGTGGTCGAGCGCGCCCTGCACGAGGGTTACTTCGAGAAGTTCGGCCTGACCGAGGCCGAGCTCGACGCCATCGAGACCTCACCCACCTGTTTGGCCTACACCTCGTACCTGCTCGCGGTGGCCCAGGCGGGCAGCTACCCGGAGCTGATCGCCGCGCTGCTGCCGTGCTTCTGGATCTACCAGCACGTCGGCGAGCACATCCTGGCCAACCAGGCCGACGGCGCCGAGAACCCGTACCAGGCGTGGATCGACACCTACGCCGACGAGGAGTTCGCCGTCGCGGTCACCAGCTGCCGCGAAGCGGTCGACCGCGCCGCCGAATCGGCTGACGCGGTGACCCGATCGCGCATGCTTTCCGCGTTCACCCGGGCGTGTGAGTACGAATGGCTCTTCTGGGACTCGGCGCACCGGATGGAGGCCTGGCCGACCGCCCACCTCCGCGGATAG
- the pheA gene encoding prephenate dehydratase yields the protein MSRIAYFGPQGTFTEQAARTLTVDDELLPVETIPAALAAVRKGEADAACVPVENSVEGPVTATLDGLAEQELLVACAEALLPVHFTVLARADDQPIRTVASHPHALAQVRQWLEVNLPDARPVAAASTAAAAVAVQQGEFDAAVTAPVAAEHYPLRVLATEVADVRDARTRFLLLKPPGALPEPTGADRTSIVAAAANRTGTLAELLTELATRGINLTRLDARPTKGNFGEYLFFMDFEGHISEPRIGDALAALRRRCSGLRFLGSHPRADQVAATIQPGAANDDFTGAVDWVAAVRRGELA from the coding sequence GTGTCTCGAATCGCCTATTTCGGCCCGCAGGGGACTTTCACCGAGCAGGCCGCTCGCACGTTGACCGTTGACGACGAACTGCTCCCGGTGGAGACCATTCCGGCGGCGCTCGCCGCGGTGCGCAAAGGGGAGGCCGACGCGGCCTGCGTACCGGTGGAGAACTCGGTGGAGGGCCCGGTCACCGCGACCCTGGACGGCCTGGCCGAGCAGGAGCTGCTGGTGGCCTGCGCCGAGGCGCTGCTCCCGGTGCACTTCACCGTGCTGGCCAGGGCGGACGACCAGCCGATCCGCACGGTGGCCAGCCACCCGCACGCGCTCGCGCAGGTGCGGCAGTGGCTGGAGGTGAACCTGCCGGACGCGCGGCCGGTGGCGGCGGCCTCGACCGCGGCCGCCGCGGTGGCCGTGCAGCAGGGGGAGTTCGACGCGGCGGTGACCGCGCCGGTGGCCGCCGAGCACTACCCGCTGCGCGTGCTGGCGACCGAGGTGGCCGACGTGCGCGACGCCAGGACCCGCTTCCTGCTGCTGAAGCCGCCGGGCGCGCTGCCGGAGCCCACCGGGGCCGACCGCACCTCGATCGTGGCCGCCGCCGCGAACCGGACCGGCACGCTGGCCGAGCTGCTCACCGAACTGGCCACCCGCGGCATCAACCTGACCCGGCTGGACGCGCGGCCGACCAAGGGAAACTTCGGCGAATACCTGTTCTTCATGGACTTCGAAGGGCATATTTCGGAACCGCGCATCGGCGACGCGCTGGCCGCGCTGCGGCGGCGCTGCTCCGGCCTGCGCTTCCTCGGCTCGCACCCGCGGGCCGACCAGGTGGCGGCGACCATCCAGCCGGGCGCCGCGAACGACGATTTCACCGGAGCCGTGGACTGGGTGGCCGCGGTCCGGAGAGGAGAACTGGCGTGA